From a single Staphylococcus epidermidis genomic region:
- a CDS encoding NfeD family protein produces MDNLHLIHMLFMAKPLNGMNWVENLAQFITQPFVSLIFTCIIFIGFLYQLYSKRINLMGIIALLALLLLFLAFLINGDVNVMSVLLFTIGLILLIVELFVIGAVIGIIGIILITLSIIILGDNILLMLGNVIVALILSIVEWVILVKIFNRKIPFLDKVILKDSTNSEAGYRSHDDRSHLVGKTAHTVTDLRPAGIITCDNDRIDAVSDGSFILRNRQVKILEVEGTRVVVREIEK; encoded by the coding sequence ATGGATAACTTACATCTAATACATATGCTATTTATGGCAAAACCTTTAAATGGAATGAATTGGGTTGAAAACCTTGCACAGTTTATCACTCAACCTTTTGTTTCTCTTATTTTCACTTGTATTATATTTATTGGCTTTTTATACCAACTATATTCAAAGCGCATAAACTTAATGGGAATAATAGCATTACTTGCTTTACTACTTTTATTTTTAGCATTCCTAATTAATGGCGATGTCAATGTGATGTCAGTATTACTGTTTACAATTGGCCTCATACTACTGATTGTTGAATTATTTGTTATAGGCGCTGTAATAGGTATTATTGGTATTATTCTAATAACACTAAGTATTATTATACTTGGTGACAATATTTTATTAATGCTTGGAAATGTTATAGTTGCATTAATATTATCAATTGTAGAATGGGTGATTTTAGTGAAAATATTCAATAGAAAAATTCCATTTTTAGATAAAGTTATTTTAAAGGATTCAACAAATTCTGAAGCAGGTTATCGTTCACATGACGACCGCTCTCATCTTGTAGGAAAAACTGCACATACTGTTACCGATTTAAGACCAGCAGGAATTATAACTTGTGACAATGATCGAATAGACGCAGTATCTGATGGATCATTTATTTTACGTAATCGACAAGTTAAGATTCTTGAAGTTGAAGGTACACGTGTTGTTGTTAGAGAAATCGAAAAATAA
- the mtaB gene encoding tRNA (N(6)-L-threonylcarbamoyladenosine(37)-C(2))-methylthiotransferase MtaB → MSTVAFHTLGCKVNHYETEAIWQLFKDANYERVEFETNADVFVINTCTVTNTGDKKSRQIIRRAIRQNPDAVVCVTGCYAQTSSAEIMEIPGVDIVVGTQDRHKLLDYIQQFQDERQPINGVGNIMKNRTYEELEVPYFTDRTRASLKIQEGCNNFCTFCIIPWARGLMRSRDPEKVVEQATQLVNSGYKEIVLTGIHTGGYGQDLKNYNLAQLLRDLDTIEGLERIRISSIEASQLTDEVIDVIGNSNKVVRHLHIPLQSGSDDVLKRMRRKYTMAHFSERLTKLHQALPDLAVTSDVIVGFPGESEDEFQETYDFIVNHHFSELHVFPYSPRIGTPAARMDNQIDEETKNVRVHKLISLSNQLAKEYASKFEDEVLEVIPEEMGEEPHTLVGYADNYMKVRFEGDDSLIGQIVKVKIVKANYPINEGKAIRVVKHATNQSEKEVLV, encoded by the coding sequence ATGTCAACAGTTGCGTTTCACACATTAGGTTGTAAAGTAAACCATTACGAAACTGAAGCAATTTGGCAATTATTTAAAGATGCAAATTATGAAAGAGTAGAATTTGAAACAAATGCTGATGTATTTGTTATTAATACATGTACGGTGACAAATACAGGGGATAAAAAAAGTCGTCAGATAATAAGAAGAGCTATTAGACAAAATCCTGATGCAGTCGTTTGTGTAACTGGGTGTTACGCACAAACATCATCTGCCGAAATTATGGAAATCCCTGGTGTTGACATCGTTGTAGGTACTCAAGACCGACATAAATTGTTAGACTATATACAACAATTTCAGGACGAGAGACAACCTATTAATGGTGTAGGCAATATCATGAAAAATAGAACTTATGAAGAATTAGAAGTTCCTTACTTTACTGATAGAACACGTGCTTCATTAAAAATACAGGAAGGCTGCAATAATTTTTGCACGTTCTGTATTATCCCGTGGGCACGTGGATTGATGCGTTCTAGAGATCCAGAAAAAGTAGTAGAACAAGCTACTCAACTTGTTAACTCTGGTTATAAGGAGATTGTATTAACAGGTATTCACACTGGTGGTTATGGGCAAGACCTTAAAAATTATAATCTAGCACAATTGCTAAGAGATTTAGATACTATTGAAGGGCTTGAACGTATACGTATTTCTTCTATTGAAGCAAGTCAACTTACTGATGAAGTTATTGATGTCATTGGAAACTCAAATAAGGTGGTACGTCATTTACATATACCGCTACAATCTGGGTCTGATGATGTGTTAAAACGTATGAGACGTAAATATACCATGGCACATTTTTCAGAAAGATTGACAAAATTACATCAAGCATTACCTGATTTAGCAGTTACTAGTGATGTAATCGTTGGTTTCCCTGGAGAATCTGAAGATGAATTCCAAGAAACTTACGATTTCATCGTAAATCATCATTTTTCAGAGTTACACGTATTCCCTTATTCTCCTAGAATAGGAACGCCTGCTGCAAGAATGGACAATCAAATTGATGAAGAAACAAAAAATGTTCGTGTACACAAACTAATTAGTCTAAGTAATCAATTAGCCAAAGAATATGCTTCTAAATTTGAAGATGAAGTTTTAGAAGTTATACCTGAAGAAATGGGTGAAGAACCACATACACTTGTTGGCTATGCTGACAATTATATGAAGGTAAGATTTGAAGGAGATGACTCATTAATAGGTCAAATAGTAAAGGTCAAGATAGTTAAAGCCAATTATCCAATTAATGAAGGCAAAGCAATACGTGTTGTTAAACATGCAACGAATCAATCTGAAAAAGAAGTACTTGTTTAA
- the recO gene encoding DNA repair protein RecO, translated as MLMKQKGIIIKSVDYGESDKIITILNEYGAKIPLMARRAKKVKSGLQANTQLFVYGLFIYNKWRGMGTLNSVDVINQHYELQLDLFESSYASLCAETIDRSMEENEVSKYNYDLLQFVLSKINEGTPAQLMSVIVLLKNMSKFGFTASFDHCAITGIQDQSKLIAYSFKFDGAISESALYQDQHAFHLSNRTLYLLNILQQLPISKMNHLNIQQDILNEMSELLIMLYREYAGMFFKSQKLINQLNRLEKDSL; from the coding sequence ATGCTAATGAAACAAAAGGGCATCATTATCAAATCTGTTGATTATGGTGAATCAGACAAAATTATTACAATTTTAAATGAATACGGAGCTAAAATACCACTAATGGCCAGACGAGCAAAAAAAGTTAAGTCTGGACTTCAAGCAAATACACAGCTTTTCGTATATGGCTTATTTATATATAATAAATGGCGAGGCATGGGAACACTAAATTCTGTTGATGTGATTAATCAACATTATGAACTCCAACTCGACTTATTTGAAAGTAGCTATGCATCTTTATGTGCTGAAACAATTGACCGATCAATGGAAGAGAATGAGGTTTCAAAATATAATTATGACTTACTTCAATTTGTTCTTTCCAAAATTAACGAAGGAACCCCTGCACAATTAATGTCTGTAATCGTCTTATTAAAAAATATGTCTAAATTTGGATTCACAGCTTCATTTGATCACTGTGCAATTACCGGCATTCAAGATCAATCAAAACTTATAGCGTATAGTTTTAAATTTGACGGTGCTATTTCAGAATCTGCATTATATCAGGATCAACATGCTTTTCATCTCTCTAATCGCACCTTATATCTTCTTAATATCCTGCAGCAATTACCTATAAGTAAGATGAATCATTTAAATATTCAGCAAGACATATTAAATGAAATGTCTGAACTACTTATCATGCTTTATCGTGAGTATGCTGGTATGTTTTTTAAAAGTCAAAAATTAATAAATCAATTAAATAGATTAGAAAAAGATTCATTGTAA
- the rpsU gene encoding 30S ribosomal protein S21, whose amino-acid sequence MSKTVVRKNESLEDALRRFKRSVSKSGTIQEVRKREFYEKPSVKRKKKSEAARKRKFK is encoded by the coding sequence ATGTCTAAAACAGTAGTACGTAAAAATGAATCACTAGAAGATGCTTTACGTAGATTTAAACGTTCAGTATCAAAAAGTGGAACTATTCAAGAAGTACGTAAACGTGAATTTTACGAAAAACCAAGCGTAAAACGTAAAAAGAAATCTGAAGCTGCACGTAAACGTAAGTTCAAATAA
- the floA gene encoding flotillin-like protein FloA (flotillin-like protein involved in membrane lipid rafts), which yields MFSIGFIIIAVIIVVALLILFSFVPVGLWISALAAGVHVGIGTLVGMRLRRVSPRKVIAPLIKAHKAGLNLTTNQLESHYLAGGNVDRVVDANIAAQRADIDLPFERGAAIDLAGRDVLEAVQMSVNPKVIETPFIAGVAMNGIEVKAKARITVRANIARLVGGAGEETIIARVGEGIVSTIGSSEHHTEVLENPDNISKTVLSKGLDSGTAFEILSIDIADVDISKNIGADLQTEQALADKNIAQAKAEERRAMAVASEQEMKARVQEMRAKVVEAESEVPLAMAEALRSGNIGVKDYYNLKNIEADTGMRNAINKRTDQNDDESPQQ from the coding sequence ATGTTTAGTATTGGTTTTATAATCATTGCAGTCATTATAGTAGTTGCACTACTCATTCTGTTTTCATTTGTTCCGGTCGGATTATGGATTTCAGCACTAGCTGCTGGAGTACATGTTGGAATAGGCACACTTGTGGGGATGCGTTTAAGACGGGTTTCACCAAGAAAAGTTATCGCACCTCTGATCAAAGCGCATAAAGCTGGTTTAAACTTAACTACAAATCAACTTGAGTCTCATTACCTAGCAGGCGGTAATGTTGATCGTGTTGTAGATGCAAACATTGCAGCACAACGAGCAGATATCGACTTACCATTTGAGCGAGGCGCTGCCATTGATTTAGCAGGTAGAGATGTATTAGAAGCAGTACAAATGTCAGTTAATCCAAAAGTTATTGAAACGCCATTTATTGCAGGTGTAGCGATGAATGGTATCGAAGTTAAGGCGAAAGCTCGTATTACCGTACGCGCTAACATAGCAAGACTTGTTGGTGGTGCTGGTGAAGAAACAATCATTGCTAGGGTCGGAGAAGGTATAGTATCTACAATTGGTTCTAGTGAGCATCATACAGAAGTGCTCGAGAATCCAGATAATATCTCAAAAACAGTACTAAGTAAAGGTTTGGACTCTGGAACTGCATTCGAAATTCTATCTATCGATATTGCCGATGTTGATATTAGCAAAAACATCGGTGCTGATTTACAAACAGAACAAGCACTTGCTGATAAGAACATTGCACAAGCTAAAGCAGAAGAACGTCGCGCAATGGCTGTTGCTTCTGAACAAGAAATGAAAGCGCGTGTTCAAGAAATGAGAGCTAAAGTTGTTGAAGCTGAATCCGAAGTGCCTTTAGCTATGGCGGAAGCATTAAGATCAGGCAATATTGGAGTTAAAGATTATTATAACCTTAAAAATATTGAAGCGGATACAGGTATGAGAAATGCAATAAATAAGCGCACTGATCAAAACGATGATGAATCACCACAACAATAA
- the dnaJ gene encoding molecular chaperone DnaJ, with the protein MAKRDYYEVLGVNKSASKDEIKKAYRKLSKKYHPDINKEEGADEKFKEISEAYEVLSDENKRANYDQFGHDGPQGGFGSQGFGGSDFGGFEDIFSSFFGGGSRQRDPNAPRKGDDLQYTMTITFEEAVFGTKKEISIKKDVTCHTCNGDGAKPGTSKKTCSYCNGAGRVSVEQNTILGRVRTEQVCPKCEGSGQEFEEPCPTCKGKGTENKTVKLEVTVPEGVDNEQQVRLAGEGSPGVNGGPHGDLYVVFRVKPSNTFERDGDDIYYNLDISFSQAALGDEIKIPTLKSNVVLTIPAGTQTGKQFRLKDKGVKNVHGYGYGDLFVNIKVVTPTKLNDRQKELLKEFAEINGENINEQSSNFKDRAKRFFKGE; encoded by the coding sequence ATGGCCAAAAGAGACTATTATGAAGTCTTAGGCGTAAACAAAAGCGCTTCTAAAGACGAAATTAAAAAAGCTTATCGTAAATTATCAAAAAAATACCATCCAGATATAAATAAAGAAGAAGGCGCAGACGAAAAATTCAAAGAAATCTCCGAAGCATATGAAGTTTTAAGTGATGAAAACAAACGTGCAAATTATGATCAATTTGGTCATGACGGACCACAAGGCGGATTTGGAAGTCAAGGCTTTGGTGGCAGTGACTTTGGTGGATTTGAAGATATTTTCAGCTCATTCTTTGGTGGCGGTTCACGTCAAAGAGATCCTAATGCACCTCGCAAAGGTGATGACCTTCAATACACAATGACAATAACATTTGAAGAGGCTGTATTCGGGACAAAAAAAGAAATATCAATAAAAAAAGATGTAACATGTCATACATGTAACGGTGATGGGGCTAAACCTGGTACAAGTAAAAAAACTTGTAGCTATTGTAATGGCGCTGGTCGTGTTTCTGTTGAACAAAATACTATTTTGGGTAGAGTGAGAACTGAACAAGTTTGTCCTAAATGTGAAGGTAGTGGACAAGAATTTGAAGAACCATGTCCAACATGTAAAGGAAAAGGTACTGAAAATAAAACAGTTAAACTAGAAGTAACTGTTCCTGAAGGTGTAGATAACGAACAACAAGTTCGTTTAGCTGGAGAAGGTTCACCTGGTGTTAACGGAGGACCACATGGTGACCTATATGTGGTGTTCAGAGTTAAACCATCCAATACATTTGAACGTGATGGAGACGATATCTACTATAATCTAGATATTAGCTTTTCACAGGCTGCACTAGGTGATGAAATTAAGATACCTACATTAAAAAGTAATGTTGTTTTAACCATTCCGGCAGGTACACAAACGGGTAAACAATTCCGACTTAAAGATAAAGGTGTAAAGAATGTTCATGGTTATGGCTACGGGGACTTATTTGTCAACATAAAAGTGGTTACACCAACAAAATTAAATGACCGTCAAAAAGAATTATTAAAAGAATTTGCTGAAATTAATGGTGAAAATATAAATGAACAGTCCTCTAATTTCAAAGATAGAGCGAAAAGATTCTTTAAAGGAGAATAG
- the ybeY gene encoding rRNA maturation RNase YbeY yields MFTIDFSDHTGLVETSWFDQIDQLLTFAKKKENIHNDAELSVTFVDKDEIQNINKVYRDKDKVTDVISFALEEDEPEIDFNDFDIPRVLGDIIICTDVAKEQSESYGHSFERELGFLALHGFLHLLGYDHMNDNDEKEMFGRQDAILNEFGLTRN; encoded by the coding sequence ATGTTTACTATAGATTTTAGTGACCATACAGGTCTAGTAGAAACGTCTTGGTTTGACCAAATAGATCAATTATTAACATTCGCTAAGAAGAAAGAAAATATTCATAATGATGCCGAATTGTCAGTAACTTTTGTAGATAAAGATGAAATTCAAAATATAAATAAAGTATATCGCGACAAAGATAAAGTTACTGATGTCATCTCATTTGCTCTAGAAGAAGATGAACCAGAAATAGATTTCAATGACTTTGATATACCACGTGTTCTAGGTGATATTATTATATGTACAGATGTTGCCAAAGAACAATCAGAAAGCTACGGACACTCATTTGAGCGTGAATTAGGATTTTTAGCATTACATGGCTTTTTACATTTGCTAGGATATGATCATATGAATGATAATGATGAAAAAGAAATGTTTGGTCGACAAGATGCTATACTAAACGAATTTGGTCTAACTAGAAATTAA
- the era gene encoding GTPase Era, which produces MTEHKSGFVSIIGRPNVGKSTFVNRVIGHKIAIMSDKAQTTRNKIQGVMTRDDAQIIFIDTPGIHKPKHKLGDYMMRVAKNTLSEIDAIMFMVNVNEDIGRGDEYIMEMLKNVKTPIFLVLNKIDLVHPDTLMPKIEQYQSYMDFTDIIPISALEGLNVDHFIDVLKSFLPEGPKYYPDNQISDHPEQFVVSEIIREKILHLTSEEIPHAIGVNVDRMIKEDEDRVRIEATIYVERDSQKGIVIGKGGKKLKEVGKRARRDIEMLLGSKVYLELWVKVQRDWRNKVNFIRQIGYVEDQD; this is translated from the coding sequence ATGACAGAACATAAATCAGGATTTGTTTCAATTATCGGTAGACCTAATGTAGGTAAATCTACCTTTGTAAACAGAGTAATAGGACATAAAATTGCTATTATGTCAGATAAAGCTCAGACGACTAGAAATAAAATACAAGGTGTGATGACAAGAGATGATGCTCAAATCATCTTTATCGATACACCTGGTATCCATAAGCCTAAACATAAATTGGGAGATTACATGATGAGAGTAGCTAAAAACACACTTTCTGAAATTGATGCTATTATGTTTATGGTTAATGTAAATGAAGATATAGGTAGAGGAGACGAGTATATAATGGAAATGCTAAAAAACGTCAAAACACCTATATTTTTAGTTTTAAATAAAATTGATTTGGTTCATCCAGATACATTGATGCCAAAAATTGAACAATATCAGTCATATATGGATTTTACAGACATAATTCCAATTTCTGCTTTAGAAGGGTTGAATGTTGATCATTTTATTGATGTATTAAAATCTTTTTTACCAGAAGGGCCTAAATATTATCCTGACAATCAAATTTCAGACCATCCTGAGCAATTTGTGGTGAGTGAAATCATTAGAGAAAAAATTCTACATTTGACTAGTGAAGAAATTCCACATGCAATTGGTGTCAATGTCGATCGTATGATTAAAGAGGATGAAGATAGAGTACGTATTGAGGCGACAATTTATGTTGAAAGAGATTCACAAAAAGGTATAGTAATAGGTAAAGGTGGTAAAAAGCTTAAAGAAGTGGGTAAACGTGCACGTAGAGATATCGAGATGTTACTTGGCTCGAAAGTTTATCTTGAATTATGGGTGAAAGTACAACGTGATTGGAGAAATAAGGTTAATTTTATAAGACAAATTGGATATGTTGAAGATCAAGATTAA
- the cdd gene encoding cytidine deaminase, with the protein MSYQSHYFKEVREAQKNAYAPYSNFKVGAYLKTKDGRCFYGANVENAAYPMGICAERSSLVSAISEGYQPGDFESITVTVDADKPSSPCGACRQVMMELCDKDMPVYMTNQNGDMIEATVDELLPLGFSGKDLN; encoded by the coding sequence ATGAGTTATCAATCACACTACTTTAAAGAAGTCCGAGAGGCACAAAAAAATGCTTACGCACCATACAGTAACTTTAAAGTTGGTGCTTATTTAAAGACGAAAGATGGTCGATGTTTTTATGGAGCAAATGTTGAGAACGCTGCATATCCGATGGGAATATGTGCAGAAAGATCAAGTTTAGTAAGCGCTATATCAGAAGGTTATCAACCAGGTGATTTTGAATCCATTACAGTTACTGTCGATGCTGATAAACCATCATCCCCATGTGGCGCATGTCGCCAGGTGATGATGGAACTTTGTGATAAAGATATGCCTGTATATATGACCAATCAAAACGGAGATATGATAGAAGCTACAGTTGATGAATTATTACCATTAGGATTTTCTGGAAAGGATTTAAATTAA
- a CDS encoding PhoH family protein: MPGIIQIDDINQSQALIGNNDENLKAIEAHFNVVIHARGQEIAVKGEKIEHVEKAELVLKNLLKVIELGNTITLKDVEAAIKMADNNTIHHLLDLYDEEITKDAYGKTIRAKTMGQRIYINAMKRNDLVFGIGPAGTGKTFLAVVYAAKQLRKGSVKRIVLTRPAVEAGESLGFLPGDLKEKVDPYLRPLYDGLNTVLGREQTQRLIERGVIEIAPLAYMRGRTLDDAFVILDEAQNTTHAQMKMFLTRLGFGSKMVVTGDQTQIDLPKGVKSGLKEAVKKLSGVSGISIMKMDQSDVVRHPLVSKIINRYEGVE, translated from the coding sequence ATGCCAGGAATAATTCAAATTGACGATATTAATCAATCTCAAGCTTTAATAGGAAATAACGATGAAAACCTAAAAGCGATTGAAGCACATTTTAATGTCGTAATACATGCTAGAGGTCAAGAAATTGCTGTTAAAGGTGAAAAAATAGAGCATGTTGAAAAAGCAGAATTAGTTCTAAAGAATTTACTTAAAGTAATTGAATTAGGTAATACAATTACGCTTAAAGATGTAGAAGCTGCTATAAAAATGGCCGACAATAATACAATTCATCATTTATTAGATTTATACGATGAAGAAATTACAAAAGATGCTTATGGTAAAACAATTCGTGCTAAGACTATGGGACAACGTATATATATTAATGCTATGAAACGTAATGATTTAGTATTTGGCATTGGTCCAGCTGGAACTGGTAAAACCTTTTTAGCAGTCGTATATGCGGCTAAACAACTACGTAAAGGATCTGTTAAGCGTATTGTTCTAACGAGACCTGCTGTTGAAGCAGGTGAATCTCTAGGATTTCTACCAGGCGATTTAAAAGAAAAAGTAGATCCATATTTAAGACCTCTTTACGATGGGTTAAATACTGTTTTAGGTAGAGAGCAAACTCAAAGACTCATCGAACGAGGTGTAATAGAAATTGCGCCATTAGCATATATGAGAGGTAGAACCCTAGATGATGCATTTGTTATATTAGATGAAGCTCAAAATACGACACATGCACAAATGAAAATGTTTCTTACCCGCTTAGGATTTGGATCAAAAATGGTTGTCACTGGTGATCAAACTCAAATCGATTTACCAAAAGGTGTAAAAAGTGGTTTGAAAGAAGCGGTAAAAAAACTAAGTGGTGTCAGCGGCATAAGTATCATGAAAATGGATCAAAGTGATGTAGTTAGACATCCACTTGTAAGTAAAATTATTAATCGTTATGAAGGAGTTGAATAA
- a CDS encoding diacylglycerol kinase family protein, with product MKRFKYAYEGFCAILKKDQNFLLHILAAIIIIILGFVLNIDRIDWILIIVAIGLVLSFEAINTSIEFVVDLITTDYHEYAKYAKDIAAFSVVIVSIVSICIGLIVFLPYILEIFKGGM from the coding sequence ATGAAACGTTTTAAATATGCATATGAGGGTTTTTGCGCAATTTTAAAAAAAGACCAAAATTTCTTATTACACATTTTAGCGGCCATAATTATTATCATATTAGGATTTGTGTTAAATATTGATCGTATAGATTGGATATTAATCATCGTAGCTATAGGACTTGTTTTAAGTTTTGAAGCTATTAATACCTCAATTGAATTTGTTGTTGACCTAATTACAACTGACTATCATGAATATGCAAAATACGCTAAAGATATAGCTGCGTTTAGTGTTGTCATCGTTTCAATCGTTTCAATATGTATTGGGTTAATCGTTTTTTTACCATATATATTAGAAATATTTAAGGGAGGAATGTAA
- a CDS encoding 16S rRNA (uracil(1498)-N(3))-methyltransferase: MQRYFMNQSADENQCFFIENKEDYHHIVNVMRYKEGQNIIVTFSDENVFKCKIISINDQSIEIKLVEKQQINTELPQNITICSGLIKADKYEWMIQKATEMGANEFIAVAMERSVVKLNDSKVEKKLSRWQKIIKEAAEQSYRLTIPNIKFKSNLKEIYGMISQYDYVLIAYEEQAKHGELSQFKQTIKQFKTQDRVLIIFGPEGGLSDSEISLFGDVSTIVGLGPRILRAETAPLYALSAVSYEKELLG, translated from the coding sequence TTGCAAAGATATTTTATGAATCAAAGCGCTGATGAAAATCAGTGCTTTTTTATTGAAAACAAAGAAGACTATCATCATATCGTGAATGTTATGCGCTATAAAGAAGGACAAAATATTATTGTCACTTTTTCAGATGAAAATGTATTCAAATGTAAAATTATTTCAATAAACGATCAATCGATTGAAATTAAATTAGTAGAAAAGCAACAAATTAACACTGAACTACCTCAGAACATTACAATATGTAGTGGTTTAATCAAAGCAGACAAATATGAATGGATGATACAAAAAGCAACTGAAATGGGGGCAAATGAGTTTATAGCTGTAGCCATGGAACGTTCTGTGGTCAAGCTCAATGATTCTAAAGTAGAAAAGAAATTATCGAGATGGCAAAAAATTATAAAGGAAGCTGCAGAACAAAGTTATCGTTTAACAATACCAAATATAAAATTTAAGTCGAATTTAAAAGAAATTTATGGTATGATAAGTCAATATGACTATGTTCTTATAGCATATGAAGAACAAGCAAAGCACGGTGAATTAAGTCAATTTAAGCAAACAATTAAACAATTTAAGACACAGGATCGTGTTTTAATCATATTTGGACCTGAAGGTGGGCTATCAGATAGTGAAATTTCATTATTCGGTGATGTAAGTACTATAGTTGGATTAGGTCCACGTATCTTGCGTGCTGAAACTGCACCTCTTTACGCTTTAAGTGCAGTAAGTTATGAAAAAGAATTATTGGGGTGA
- the prmA gene encoding 50S ribosomal protein L11 methyltransferase, which translates to MNWMELSIVVNHEVEYDVTEILESYGSNGVVIEDSNILEEQPVDKFGEIYDLNPEDYPEKGVRLKAYFNEFTYNENLKSNINYEILSLQQIDKTIYDYQEKLIAEVDWENEWKNYFHPFRASKQFTIVPSWESYVKENDNELCIELDPGMAFGTGDHPTTSMCLKAIETFVKPTDSVIDVGTGSGILSIASHLLGVQRIKALDIDEMAVNVAKENFKKNHCDDAIEAVPGNLLKNENEKFNIVIANILAHIIEEMIEDTYNTLIEDGYFITSGIIEEKYQDIESQMKRIGFKIISVEHDNGWVCIVGQKVSG; encoded by the coding sequence ATGAATTGGATGGAACTCTCAATTGTAGTTAATCACGAAGTAGAATACGATGTTACAGAAATTCTTGAAAGTTATGGCTCTAATGGAGTTGTAATTGAAGATTCAAATATTTTAGAAGAACAACCTGTTGATAAGTTTGGAGAAATTTATGACTTAAACCCTGAAGACTATCCTGAAAAAGGAGTTCGATTAAAAGCTTACTTTAATGAGTTCACTTATAATGAAAACTTAAAATCTAACATCAATTATGAAATATTAAGTCTTCAGCAAATTGATAAAACAATTTATGATTACCAGGAAAAACTTATTGCCGAAGTAGATTGGGAAAATGAATGGAAGAATTATTTTCATCCATTTAGAGCTTCAAAACAATTTACGATAGTACCAAGTTGGGAATCATATGTTAAAGAAAATGATAACGAATTGTGCATTGAATTAGATCCAGGTATGGCTTTTGGAACAGGTGATCATCCAACGACAAGTATGTGTTTAAAAGCAATTGAAACTTTTGTAAAACCAACTGATTCAGTTATCGACGTTGGAACAGGGTCAGGCATTTTAAGTATTGCTAGTCATTTACTTGGAGTTCAAAGAATAAAGGCATTAGATATAGATGAAATGGCTGTAAATGTGGCAAAAGAAAACTTTAAGAAAAATCATTGTGATGATGCAATTGAAGCAGTTCCAGGTAATTTATTAAAAAATGAAAATGAGAAATTTAATATCGTTATTGCAAATATTCTTGCTCATATTATTGAAGAAATGATTGAAGATACTTATAATACTTTAATTGAAGATGGTTATTTTATCACATCAGGTATTATTGAAGAAAAGTATCAAGATATAGAATCACAAATGAAGCGTATTGGTTTCAAAATTATTTCAGTAGAACATGACAATGGCTGGGTTTGTATAGTTGGTCAGAAAGTGAGTGGATAA